atgcagaaaaagAGACCTATTTATTTCATAGAATTAATGATTATGGTTCTAGATTGCAGGGAAAAAAGCtgcttcaggtgtttggaaaatccccccccccccccccccctccggacCACCCCCCTGCCATCCTCGCATACTTTCTGCCCCATCAGATTATTGGGGTGCATGACACCCctgtctgaaatgacacccttttccctattATTGCATTACagcaggccctggtcaaaatagtgcactaaGGAATAGCAGATTTCAGATTCACGTAGGGCCTACTGTTTATCTGGCTTATCTGTTTGTAATAACACAACACTTGTATCTCCTTCCTGCCACAGATAAAAACTTTGAGCACAGTACCAATAGGAACACGACAAGCCTCAGCCCATGCAAATGTAAGCCTGGATACCACTGTTCCAGTGAAGAGTGCCTGACATGTGTTCCACATACTAAATGCAGACCTGGAGAAGAGGTCAAATCCAAAGGTAGAAAACACTCTTTCCTCATGCTTTCCTCATGCTATCAGCAACGATTGAGTTCTACGCTAGTGTGCCCTACTACGTGTTCAAACATGGCTTTTAAGTTTCTGTTTCTATTCTgtttctattctgttgtattctattaaaCTGCAAGAGTTAGGCTAAACTGTGTTATTTTTGAGAATGTGGTCACTCGAACCGTATACTGTATATTTTCTCAGGTAACCCCATACATGACACGGTGTGTAAGGCCTGTCCTTTAAACATGTTCTCCAGTGACAGCTCTGCCGAGAGCAAGTGCAAGCTGTGGACAGTGTGAGTATTTCGATCCTTGTACCATTAAAACAAATGTGATGTGTATGTTATCGAACTGTAATTGAAACCGCAGCCATCATACACATAATAATGTTGGTTTGTTTGATCCCAAATGATGTTTTCAGTTGTACGTCTGAATTCAAAACTGAAGCCGAAGGGACAGCCACCTCAGACACGGTCTGTGGTAAGTACTATACAGGGTCTACTAATTGAATGCAACACACATTTACACATATCACAACGTTTCCATTCTACCATACTGAATTGGGGAACTATAAAATATATTCCTTTATTGTCAGTTGACCATCACTTTCTCACAGTAACTCATTCACTTGAATTGGGCTACATAGTAGGAGTGGCCTGTTTATCCTGGTTTCAAAATCAGACAGCTTAAACCGAAAGTTGTGGTGGGGCTGTGTGGGAGTGTTTTCTCAGTATTACAGTAGCCTGTAGTAGGGCGGCCAACAGTAGCCTGTAGTAGGGCACGTAACAGTAGCCTGTAGTAGGGCAAGTAACAGTAGCCTGTAGTAGGGCGGCCAACAGTAGCCTGTAGTAGGGCACGTAACAGTAGCCTGTAGTAGGGACGCTAACAGTAGCCTGTGTAGTACCTCTGTCGACACTAGTCTAAGGGACACATAGGCTGTAGGCTATGGTTGGTTGGTTTGTTAACAATAGTTGGTTGAATTGTTTGTAATGTTGTTTTGATTTACTTTACAGTGCCAGTACCCAATTCCTATGGGACAATAATCACAATTGTAATGGCCTTTCTAGCTGCAGTGGTTTTGGGTGTTGTCCTGTTCAAATTCAGAGGTATTTAACACTAATTGTATTATGTTATTTGAGTGATATCTTTACGTTGGAATCTTTGAGTaatcatatttttattttgttctagGTCAACTCGGAGAGGCCTGCAAGAAAGCAAATGTACGTTCTATATATACCTTTAGTACCAGCCGTGACAGTAATGCTGCTATTCTGTTATATTTAGATGCTAACTCACAGATGCATTGTGTCATTCACCATAGGAATCCTGTATGGACTTGAATCTTAAGAGGGGAACTAAGAGGGCTACAGCAGACGGAAGAGCAGAAGAGGGAAACGCAGGACCTGAAGAGGGGAGGGAACAACTTCAACCTATAATCCAACTTGGAGAGCCATCATCAACACCATACCGATCATTGCCAGGTCCTCAAATACCAGAGGAGGTTGAAGCTAAAGACATGTCTGAAAATGGACAATTGGTGGTGCAGGAGGAGGGTAAACCTGACCATGTTTCTGTTTCTGATACACAAAGTGTATTTTATGAATAGCTATAGATCACATGACCACCTGGCTTCACCTATTGCTTAACATGATTAACAACAGCCAGGTTGTGCATTAATTAATACAGTagcggtgtgtgggtaaaatcactggggaagccaagccaggaaaAAAGGTCATACtacaacctatgttgtgataGTTGCGTTATTTGCTCTATACCCATTAGTTCATACACCACCGTGTTATACAATAAGACTGTGACAACAAgaagacaacagtcacacagtggTGGAATAAATTCAACTACACATACGTTTTGTTTCATCACAAGACCGAAGAGCAACATCTGACCCgttgaagtccacaaagcatattgcatgtaacaaacagttgtattacctacagcatggtcaataaAGTTTTATGTTTTCGACAGTTACTAAAGAGCTACTGAATTAGAACCACAGAATTACCtcaagtcactacaaagacaacACGAACACTGTCCccgctattccagcaccatttcaacttaaaacatttaaacatcatcAATCAAGGCTATATATGCTTACtttaatacactgaaaacaaGCTTAAAAATACCAAAAACattttagtccaatcaatgttgctaaatataattctgtctgtgtgtgtgtgtgtgcgcaagtgGGAAAAAAAGAAAGTTCACTCACCCTAATTGTAGATTAGTTGAACGCCagtgccatcctcctctctttcatgttggcaaaaCGTTCTATGGCTTTGTCATATAGtatgcttttatttttttattttcatagGCTACCTAGATAAAATGCTTGCTATCCTAACTTCCTCACATGGGCAACAATGATTGATATGGTTGAATGTTCTGTATATTGTAAATTGTTGTAAAAAGTATTGGTTGCTGTATTCTGTTATAGAAGATGTTCATAAGCACACTAGAGAATGGCTTTTTTATTATGTCGTTCTGTTTTAATTACTCTCCTTTGCATTAAACTATCAAAAATAAATGCTACTGAGTTGTTCATAAAGACAATGCCCATTCAAATTTGAAAtgtctgttttgttttttatttaaaatcaagagactatttttttgtgtgtctcAATTTAAGTTACATTTATAAAGTATAGATTTTAATATTGTTGGAGCACACAGTACCTGGCCTTTTCTTTTACAGTACTTTTACATTTTTGGGTCAGTAGCAGGTACTCAGGTTTTCCACAAGGGGGGGGTAATGCTTCACTAGAACCGTGAGATTAGAGCATCAGTCAGGGGGTGGACTTCACCCTCTTGTGGCTCTCAGTGGTGGAGaaaatacccaattgtcatacttgaataaaagtaaagataccgtaatagaatatgactcaagtaaaagtgagggTTACCAATTcgaatactacttgagtaaaagtctaaaggtgtttgggttttaaatatacttaaataacaaaagtaaatgtaattgcaaaaatatacttaaagTAAAAATATAGAGCCTCCCAAGTCGTGCAGCAGTCTAAgacaggctgtgtcgcagccggccgcgaccgggtgacccatgaggcggcacacaattggtccGTTGCGCtagtgcagcttggcagggttgtgtttcggaggacgcatggctctcaaccttcgcttctcccgagtctgtacaggagttgcagcgatgggacaagactgtaactaccaattggatatcacgaaaaaggggtaaaaagtacaaaaataaataagtaaatataTAGATAATtccaaattccttatattaagcaaaccagaaggcaccattttcttgttttttaaatgtatggataGTCAGGGGCTCACATCATtttcaaacaaagcatttgtgtttagtgagtccaccagatcagaggcagtaaggatgaccaggaatgttctcttgataagtgtgtgaattggaccattttcctgtcctgctaagcgttCGAAATCTGGGTGTCAGGGAGCATTTCAGGCTTCTTTCCTCTTAGGTGTTTTCTCATTATCCCCGGATAAGTGCAGTTTACATGCATGGAAACCTGGGTGATTGGCAAGGAAGTTTTTCTAGTCTTTCACCCCCCACTCATCTACCTCTTAACTGAATCTCACCCATCAGATCCTGTAGGTATGATCTCCTGATTATGTCCGTttctctcctacacacacacacacacacacacacacacacacaatctatctTTCCATGTGGAGGTTTGGAGATGCAGAAAACTGAACTGGTTTTGGTTAGCAGGCCTGCTCCCCCTTTTGGACTCTTCAAGTTGCATTGTAGGATCAATCTGTTTCTGCTCATATGCAGATCTACTGTGTTCCGGTTTGAAACGGTATTATTCAACTCGTCTGAATTTGGATAACGACCCCCATGCAGTTTCCTTGTTTGGGCTATGTTCCATCAAATTGTTAGTGTGACTATCACCCTGCATGGCCCAACAATGAGATAACCAATTACTTTATTAATTAATTGAAATAATTTTAACTGATTAAAGGATGATTTCAGTCAGTGAACATGTCACCATGGGCCATGATTACATTTCATCCTTGTTGTTATTCAACAATATTTATCCTGCATTGATTGAGGTTTAGATAACAAATATGTAATTTGCATATCAAGCAATCTGTTAAATCTTTACAATCAGGTATTAAGCAATATTTTGGAATAAAAATCGTAATAAACTACCAGAATAAGTTTGGAAAGCTAAATATAAAACATTAAAAATCTGATTGTGGCCTTGCCAGACCTTGCCCCAAAAAACAGTAAGAACTGGTGAATGATCAACACATGACAATTCCATTTCATATTTTGAGGGATTTTATTTTACCAAAATAAATGTTAATGATAAGACAAATGAAATTAGAATGTACAGATTATTCATGCAAATACATCTACACGTATGTACACAAAACATAACTCTGTAAGAGTCTTCGGTCTTACAAGAAGCCAAACAACATAtaggcctgcccagcattttccATAGTAAGCGTGTAGGCTCCCACATAAAAAAAATAAgcctgttccaatccctggagtTTGGCATTTTAAAGTGCAAAAgatgtaaacatgtgttttttGGTAATTTAAAACTGTAAATGCTTCGTTAAAGAATATCGTGAGCAGTATATCTGGGAATATACAGTCCATTCCTTGATGCCCATTCTGACCAGAATTTGCCCATTTCTGTGCTCCTGGGATGACACGCATTGTCCTGGTGGGGCTTTTTCACCGTTTCCGAGGTCGCGGTTTCTGCCAAAGACCATATTTTGGGCTTTTGACACTCAGCGTTGTCCTTACATCCTAGACGAGATGGGGATGATGTGCGTTTGGTGTAACTCTTTTCGACATAATTTTCCCCGTGAGCACGCGTGCTGTCTCTATGGTCATCGCTTGATTGTTTCTCCAGGCGTGCTTCCACCAACTCTGGCGTCGTATCCTCCACCTTGTCATCGACGGGTTGAAGATCTATTTCGTCTTCATCAACCAAAGCGCTTTTCTGCAGAGTGACATCACTCTTCTCCTCGTCGCTTTCGCCCTCCTCCTCGTCAGATTTCCCCTTGAACGCCCAGCTCACCCTATTCTCCTTCTTCAGCCGTCGCCTGGCGTTGGCAAACCAAGTTGACACCTGCGTGAGGCTCATCTTGGTTACGATGGCAAGCATGATCTTCTCGCCCTTTGTAGGATATGGGTTCTTGAGATGCTCGTTCAACCAGGCCTTGAGCGCgctggtgctttcccgggtagcCACCTTGGCGACTCTGCTTGGGTCATCAGTTGCGCCTGGTCGGTATTGCGGGTAGAACGGCCCTCCTCGGCCGAGAAGCGCTTCATAATACGGAGAGACAGTCTTCAGGTCGAAGGAGTTGTTCTGAAAACACAAGGGAGAGTTGCAACGTTTAAAATTCTGCATAACCGACCACACTGATTTGTCAAGTGCGTAATTACGCATTTCATTTTATTGGCGAGAAAGGCAAGCAATCAAGCACAGTTATACGTTGTATCTgttgtattcagattacaaaatgTAATGAATTATCCATTAGAAGCATAGGCTATTCTCAAGTAACTTACCATGTGCGCAATGTGTCCGTAGTGTGGATAGGGGATAAAGTTGTATCCCTGTAGTCCTGAATATGCCAAAGGGACCCCAGTCATCGCAGCAAGA
This window of the Oncorhynchus clarkii lewisi isolate Uvic-CL-2024 chromosome 16, UVic_Ocla_1.0, whole genome shotgun sequence genome carries:
- the LOC139368486 gene encoding tumor necrosis factor receptor superfamily member 5-like translates to MRGVAKILGCFITTRIEMIVLLLCILSVLTVVYSCDPETQYMKNGVCCSMCGPGTKMLSSHSGCLDPHCMPCQEGEYQHAFTDKNLCKLQPYCDPNKNFEHSTNRNTTSLSPCKCKPGYHCSSEECLTCVPHTKCRPGEEVKSKGNPIHDTVCKACPLNMFSSDSSAESKCKLWTVCTSEFKTEAEGTATSDTVCVPVPNSYGTIITIVMAFLAAVVLGVVLFKFRGQLGEACKKANESCMDLNLKRGTKRATADGRAEEGNAGPEEGREQLQPIIQLGEPSSTPYRSLPGPQIPEEVEAKDMSENGQLVVQEEGKPDHVSVSDTQSVFYE
- the LOC139367618 gene encoding iroquois-class homeodomain protein irx-1-B-like → MPASQIGFGNFFFERNINMLPGYQIPGLGSQPRVRQQQAPHLAAMTGVPLAYSGLQGYNFIPYPHYGHIAHMNNSFDLKTVSPYYEALLGRGGPFYPQYRPGATDDPSRVAKVATRESTSALKAWLNEHLKNPYPTKGEKIMLAIVTKMSLTQVSTWFANARRRLKKENRVSWAFKGKSDEEEGESDEEKSDVTLQKSALVDEDEIDLQPVDDKVEDTTPELVEARLEKQSSDDHRDSTRAHGENYVEKSYTKRTSSPSRLGCKDNAECQKPKIWSLAETATSETVKKPHQDNACHPRSTEMGKFWSEWASRNGLYIPRYTAHDIL